One genomic segment of Pandoraea thiooxydans includes these proteins:
- a CDS encoding CHRD domain-containing protein — MRISMSRRAVLMFGGLALAGSMTLANAAPVSFTVPLDGAHEVPAVPSSATGNAALTYDPATRVVTWDVTFSGLSSAATMAHIHAGATGKNGPVRVWLTKKGAASVTSPIKGEAKLSPAEAKAFLAGDTYVNVHTKDHPAGEIRGQVIPPKGK, encoded by the coding sequence ATGCGAATTTCGATGTCACGGCGGGCTGTTCTCATGTTTGGCGGGCTCGCGTTGGCGGGTTCGATGACTTTGGCCAATGCGGCGCCGGTTTCATTCACGGTGCCGCTCGACGGCGCGCATGAGGTGCCGGCGGTGCCTAGCTCGGCGACCGGCAATGCCGCGCTGACCTACGATCCGGCCACACGCGTTGTGACCTGGGATGTCACCTTCAGCGGTTTGTCGAGTGCGGCCACGATGGCGCATATTCACGCGGGTGCGACGGGCAAGAACGGACCGGTCAGGGTCTGGCTGACGAAGAAAGGCGCCGCTTCGGTAACCAGCCCGATCAAGGGCGAGGCCAAGCTGTCGCCTGCCGAGGCAAAGGCTTTTCTTGCCGGCGACACCTATGTCAACGTCCATACCAAAGACCACCCGGCCGGCGAAATTCGCGGTCAGGTTATCCCGCCCAAGGGGAAATGA